The DNA region TCGAACTTCGCCCACGATGGTTTCCGGCGATGGCAGTGATCCTGGCAAGAAATTCGCCGCCTGCCGGGAAGGCGGCAGCGTCGGCGAAGGCGCCGCGGTTTTCTGCGCCGGAAGCAACGCGCTCAGCAACAGGATCAAATACGCGAAAATGATGGTGACGGCTCGTCTCATAAAATCAATACAGCAGGTATTTGTTCCTGATTGCGCGGAAGCCTTCCAAATCGGTTTCCCACATTTGCTTCAGCGCGCGTGCGTCCGCTCCCTGTCGCCAGGCGTCGTAAATCTTCTGGTTGACCAGTAATCGTGTGAACCGATCCACCGCAAAGTCTTTGGAAAACAGTTTTTTCAACTGTACAGCCAATTCCATGCCTGTCAGTACGGCTTCGAACTGGTCGCGGTCTGTGACAATGATGTTGACGCCGCCGCATTCGACATCTTTGTGAACACTGGCTTTGGGCGTGAAACGCACCGGCACGAATCGCACGCCGGGCAGATTCGCAGCATTCATCGTCGTAGCCAGTTTGCGCCCGTCAATCCACGGAGCCCCCACCAATTCAAACGGTGTATCGGTTCCACGCCCGACCGAAACGTTTGTCGTTTCGATCAATCCGATGCCGGGATACAGCGTGGCTTCCGTCAGGCTGCGCATGTTTGGCGAAGGATTGATCCACATCAGCCCGGTTTCGTCAAACCACTGACTGCGTTTCCAATCTTGGACACGAACGATTTGCAGTTCGGCTCCGCCATTCCAAACGATGGCGCGCTCTTTGTTGAACAGTTGCGCCAGTTCGCCGACGGTCATGCCGTGGCGAACCGGAATCTGGTGATGCGCAATGAACGAGAGCTTGTCACCGTCAGCCAACGGCCCTTCGACAGAGGTTCCATTGATCGGATTGACGCGGTCGAGCACGACAAAGGTCTTGCCATTTTTGGCGGCTTCTTCCATCGCCAGCCCCATCGTCGAGATGTAAGTGTAAAACCGCGCGCCAACATCCTGGATGTCAAATACTAGGACATCAATGTCTTTGAGCATTTCCGGCGTCGGTTTGCGCGTTTCACCGTAAAGGCTGAACACAGGCAAGCCCGTTTTTTCGTCCGTCGAATTGGTGATCTTTTCCTGGTCGAGCGCGCCGCGAATGCCGTGTTCCGGCGAAAACAGCGCGACCAATTTCACATCTGGCGCTTTGAACAACACATCAATCGTCGGATTGCCTTCCCGATCCTGGCCCGTGTGATTCGTGATCAAGCCGACGCGCTTGCCCTTGAGCAAGGCGAAGCCATCGCGTTCGAGCACGTCAATTCCATTCAACGCCTGCGATGACCTGGAAGGACGGGAAGAATATGTTTTTGCAGCAGTTGTCATTGCGTCCACTCGTTCACCAGTCGTCCGCGTGCCAACTGGCGAAGCCACAATCGAAGCGGCAACCACCGAGGCGATTCGGCCACGCAATGAACTGACATCGGCAGGTTTCTTGGGGTCAAGCGCCGGATGGACGCGATTGCTGAGGAAAACAACGAATGTTTGGCTGGCAGGGTCGAGCCACAATCCGGTTCCGGTGAATCCCGTGTGACCGAAACTGCCAATCGGAAACAAATCGCCTCGGTTGGCGGAAAAGCCTGTGTAC from Acidobacteriota bacterium includes:
- a CDS encoding DUF1343 domain-containing protein translates to MQPKPYRSIALTLICLLTFQTIQTGFAQSQTSTATLPTTAPTAVGMSPTQLTNIDTIVEAEIAKKQLPGAVVLVGRQGKIVWRRAYGNRALEPQPEAMTTDTIFDLASLTKIVATATSVMILVERGLVRLGDPVSRYIPEFAENGKRAITVEHLLVHRSGLIPDNDVKDYEQGPEKAWENIWKLAPLNEAGAKFIYSDVNFIVLAELVKRVSGKPIDQFALENIYQPLGMKDTGYKPLERLGEGVKSRIAPTEKCGSTVSVPCGFVRKNAAGETDPWMRGDVHDPRSYLLGGVAGHAGLFSTADDLAIYCQMILNGGEYQGRRILSPMGVQRMTEPRPSAGNGSDGNSRGLGWDVYTGFSANRGDLFPIGSFGHTGFTGTGLWLDPASQTFVVFLSNRVHPALDPKKPADVSSLRGRIASVVAASIVASPVGTRTTGERVDAMTTAAKTYSSRPSRSSQALNGIDVLERDGFALLKGKRVGLITNHTGQDREGNPTIDVLFKAPDVKLVALFSPEHGIRGALDQEKITNSTDEKTGLPVFSLYGETRKPTPEMLKDIDVLVFDIQDVGARFYTYISTMGLAMEEAAKNGKTFVVLDRVNPINGTSVEGPLADGDKLSFIAHHQIPVRHGMTVGELAQLFNKERAIVWNGGAELQIVRVQDWKRSQWFDETGLMWINPSPNMRSLTEATLYPGIGLIETTNVSVGRGTDTPFELVGAPWIDGRKLATTMNAANLPGVRFVPVRFTPKASVHKDVECGGVNIIVTDRDQFEAVLTGMELAVQLKKLFSKDFAVDRFTRLLVNQKIYDAWRQGADARALKQMWETDLEGFRAIRNKYLLY